The genomic stretch TGgctaaattttaataacataatatgttcTTGTATTATAATGATCATCACAAAGCTATATATGATCGAAGCAGCAAAAATATAAtactttaatatacaataataattgataaaaaacaaatatttaaaaataatttgatattcactgttatgtgtatgtattatatCATATGATCCTCATGTCATAAAGAATAGTATAAGATACAAGTTTATTCATATGTTCCTTCTTTGCACTTTTAATATActaactttaatatttttttatctttcatttattataatttattttaaagacTTTCGAAAATTTGGCCATTATTCAGATAAAGTATGATACAAACATGCATACACAAAACATGTAGCCTCATATGTTTAATAATTAGTAATTAGATGGGTATGGATTGTAAGGATTTTGTTGTGGGTAATAGCCAGACTGTGTATAATTATTACCTTGAGAATATGGAGTATATGGTGGAGGATTTTGTGGATAACTGTTATATGCTGGCTGTCCATAGTTCGGATACGCACCTGCTTGGGACATTGGTTGGGCATTATAACTTGGATTAGCCCACCCAGGTGCTCCATTTTGTTGAGGTGGTGTCCAATTAGGTTGTTGACTGGAAGTGCCCCATGCACCTTGTGGCGGTGCATTTGCATATCCTTGATAAGGTGTATTTATACCAGGATACGGTGGTGGCATATCCGTCATATATACACTGTTTGCTatacaatataaatttacattccTTATGTGtgtataaaacattaaaattgtgCTAATTGTAAGAAAACTAATAAGGTTTTTATTACATTGAAAAAATCTTAGAGAAAAATAGATGTTTAACCTGGTGGAGTATGTGAAAATGCATCATTTTGTGGAAGCCACCCATAATAGCCAGTCTGTGTTGCTTGGTAAGCAGGTGGTGGAGCTGCGTACCAATTTGATGTTGGTGGTTGGTATGGTGGTGGAGCATCATTTGCAGGTCCATTACGCTGAGCTACAAATAGGTAAAAACAGTTATATACAAAGCATCGTAATGTTCATAGACAGACAATAAGAGAGAATTATTAAAGTTTATACCTGTTAAGATAACTAATTATAACGAACTTACCCATTGCTGCTGCTCTTAACATAGCTTGACCAAATTCTATTGCACCACCACTTTTGAAATGCAACTTGAACTTGCATTCTCCAATCCAATTGCCATTTGGTTGAGCACGGCATTTACCTTTGATGTAATTAGCACCAAATATTGGCTGTTCTATTTCAACATCACATAGTGTTATAAAAGGAAAACTAAATGACTGCATCCTTTCTTTGAGATCTTTGGCATTAAAAATCATTCGATGGGTGGTCAGGTATAATCTACCATATTTGGTACCAGCAAATTCCACTTGTTCTGGTCCATGGAATTCCATTGTGACATTGTCACAAAATAATAATAtgctaaataaataaagattttatttgtttatatcgTACTTAGTATAATATAGAAAGAACTGAAATGACGATGATTTGTATTAATTCTAACAATTTTACtgcaaatatttgatatatctTTGATGTAGTAATCATTATTCAGAGAAACGATTATTGATAAAAAGGAAGTTACATTCGGAAGGCCACGACGATAACTACGTTGTAAAAACGTCATAAGCAAGAACATGTGAAACAACGATCACATTATCAAAAGTTGCtaacatattttataacttACCATTCTCCGGCGTGTATTAGAACGCCCCCGTTAGCGTGCGCTGTATTTAACGacatatttttttaacgttTTCTCCAATACTGTTGAAATTTCCAGCAACAATCTTCCTTCATCAGCTGATTCATAAGTGATAAGTATGGCGCAGTGCGCACGCGCACTTATCTCAATACAATATATCTAACGATATATATATGCGCACAATACGTATATGGTGAACTTATATTTCACATAAATGCGTAATCATCTTTctcaattaaaatatttttgatgaTATTGTTCAAAATACTTTACTAACTGATAAAAATTTAAACATGCATAaagtattacatatatatatgcaaacCTATACTAAAATATGATTATAACAAATTGATGCAATACCTTAGCGCTAAAGCAGAATTGAAACGCGTATACATTTTCGTATATATGTCTCGAGGATAtacttcatttacaatttatgtTTACTCTAGAAActaatatgaaaaataagggGAACCATATCTCTCGATACTTGTGTTCTGAAACGATTCTTGCCTTATTTAAATCGATATTTTGTAGCATATCTACTCAGACTCAAAAGCATTCGTGGAACTAAATGCTTAATaccaaataattattttatatgggaATTTACAAGGTCTATGGCTGGAAATTCTCCAAAGATTTATATGGGGACATCAATAGTGCTTTCCGAGTTGAAACATCGTCATGATTTAACCCAAAGTGTTGAAATGAAAAAAGTTTAAattcctatattcaaaattcgcGGTAACACGGGGGTTAGAGACGCAAGTGCGCACGCAGAAATCAATGCCGCAAATTTTCAAAGCATGCGCCAGTGCACGAAGACAATCACGTCTGTACTACgcgtaaagaaataaataaggCAGTGATCAGGTGCAATTAACCGATTGGCAGGAAGTGCATGGTGTAGTGGAATCAGACGGTTCTTTTTTAGTAAAAGCCGCCCAGTTGAAATTCTTCCGAAAACAATGAAATCATAAAACAGTTCAACGGCTAATTGATTACTGTTTTTCTCATTCTTAATACGCGTCGATCACGGCAGACATGGATGAAAATTTGAGCCGGGGCTACGTGCAGTTAGGGAAGGCGAGGGGCATGaacgaattcaaattttccaatGGATTCACTCATCTGTCACCGCCTGTTGACAAATGCAACTTCATCTACTTCGCCCTTATACTTGGCGGCATAGGATTCCTCTTGCCGTACAACAGGTCACGCCGCAATCAGACACTATATTCCTCCGTGTGTCGGCAATCGAGTGTCAAAGACCTCTGTATCTTTAATTTACGATCTTTTCTTGAAAGTAAAATCGAACTTACGGTATACGCTTGTGCATGCTTATGTCGAACACCAAAACCATGTATACCTGATGTTTTGATATACAGTGGACTTGCATAACGCTGATTCGTATAACGCGATGAGAAGATCGTGACAATACTCGTGAAGCGCGATAAGCTGTATATAGCGGctagaaaaaatatttgaactttCTTTTTTTGCAATGAAGAATTTTTCTTTAACAGATTTTATGTACTTCATTTCCATAGCATCAAATTTGTGTAATCATGTAAACATGCtgctaaatgatacgaaatgtAATGTACTTGGatctgtttaatttatttataaatgctatgataaatacaatgttatgcaaatactttttgtagccaccgTATTTATATATAGGGAAGCTAATGGTTATAAAggatataaaaatttatctctTATCCTCGTATACTGGTATAGCTGATATCAAAGAACGATTCGTATAACGCGGAATATTGCATGAAGATCCACTGTACTTTTAATAGTGACTCTAGATCGTAAATGCTTGTTGAAAATCGATCAATGATCTCAGGGATGGTCATATGAGAATATTGCATGGCTATACTTAGTAGTAGATTGTTAGTAAAAGATATtcctaataaaaaatattaattaggtGAGTTTATTATTCATGGAACGTAACGTCGATGTTTCTGTTTCTTACAGTTTCATCATAGCGGTGGACTTTTTTCAAGCGAGGTATCCCGGAACTACTGTAATATTCGATATGTCAGTTGTCTACATTATCATGGCCTTTTTCGCGGTTTTTGCAAATAATATTTTGATCGAAACATTGTCCCTAAACACACGGATAACATTTGGTAAGAATTAACAGTCAGTTAACATTTAACAGTTAACATTTTTGTATTAAAAACATGAAAAAAACATTTTGTATGAAAATATGCTATTATTTAATACGCTAATATGAATTGTAGGATATCTGGTAGCCTTCGTCACCTTAAATTTTGTTGTGATTTCCGAGATCTGGTGGGAGCCTTTTAACGTGGCTACTTCTTACACGATTAATTTAGTCGTCGTTGCAATAGTATCGCTGGGCTGTACCGGTAAAGAATGCTTTGTGTCATGAATCCCATGAAAATTcacattttatattaaaattgctATTTTTTAATTAGTTCAACAATCGAGCTTTTACGGATACACTTCCATGCTTCCCAGTCGATACACGCAGGCGGTGATGATTGGAGAAAGTGAGAAATAAACACTCAAATAATTGTTTTGTCTAAAGTATCGAATTgacgaaatattaaaaaaaaaacatgtatTTTCTTGCAGGCATTGCTGGCCTTTGGGTATCAATCAATCGAATATTAACAAAGTCTTTGCTTGACGATGAACGTAGCAACACATCCATGTTTTTCGTTTTATCGAATAGCACGATTCTAATGTGCTTCTTACTAAACCAAAAAGTTCGCAAGACTGATTTCGTGCAGTTTTATATAACATTATGTCAAGAAAGAAATCGAATTACATTAGAACCGACGGAAGATGTTGGTTTGGTACGTATCAATTATTATCAACcaacaattttaattaaataatattaaatgtattttGTGAATAGATGGATCCATTGGATCAGGTCGGGGACCCTTCGAAAGGTCAGTATGGGGTTCTAAAGATTCAGACTAGTCCTTTAGGAAATGAATCTGCAAGTGGAAACACCGAGCTAAATGgtaaaaattacaatttatttctaGTGCGTCGAATAACATTTATTTGTGGTAATAAATCAATAGTTTTTATTTTTAGGAACAAATCAGTATTCACCATTCTCATTCAGTAACCCAGTATATGAACCTGGCGCGCCATCAGGAAATCCTCCTGGTAGCGCTGGTCCTACATACAAAGTTGAAGATGTAGTTGTTATGAGGGGAACGTATGGAACTCAAACTAGTAAACCGTGGTCTGAAATCAAAAGTACCATATTCTTTAATTCTACGTTTTTATTATaccataaaattaatttttcttcacGAAAAACTaacatatatgatat from Bombus vancouverensis nearcticus chromosome 9, iyBomVanc1_principal, whole genome shotgun sequence encodes the following:
- the Wbp2 gene encoding WW domain binding protein 2 isoform X1, which codes for MSLNTAHANGGVLIHAGECILLFCDNVTMEFHGPEQVEFAGTKYGRLYLTTHRMIFNAKDLKERMQSFSFPFITLCDVEIEQPIFGANYIKGKCRAQPNGNWIGECKFKLHFKSGGAIEFGQAMLRAAAMAQRNGPANDAPPPYQPPTSNWYAAPPPAYQATQTGYYGWLPQNDAFSHTPPANSVYMTDMPPPYPGINTPYQGYANAPPQGAWGTSSQQPNWTPPQQNGAPGWANPSYNAQPMSQAGAYPNYGQPAYNSYPQNPPPYTPYSQGNNYTQSGYYPQQNPYNPYPSNY
- the Wbp2 gene encoding WW domain binding protein 2 isoform X2, with translation MSLNTAHANGGVLIHAGECILLFCDNVTMEFHGPEQVEFAGTKYGRLYLTTHRMIFNAKDLKERMQSFSFPFITLCDVEIEQPIFGANYIKGKCRAQPNGNWIGECKFKLHFKSGGAIEFGQAMLRAAAMAQRNGPANDAPPPYQPPTSNWYAAPPPAYQATQTGYYGWLPQNDAFSHTPPANSVYMTDMPPPYPGINTPYQGYANAPPQGAWGTSSQQPNWTPPQQNGAPGWANPSYNAQPMSQADAKAAEAAQSAYYDPNRPQCAYVPPPAYYESPPSFQQATEKKDQ
- the Ent3 gene encoding equilibrative nucleoside transporter 3, translated to MDENLSRGYVQLGKARGMNEFKFSNGFTHLSPPVDKCNFIYFALILGGIGFLLPYNSFIIAVDFFQARYPGTTVIFDMSVVYIIMAFFAVFANNILIETLSLNTRITFGYLVAFVTLNFVVISEIWWEPFNVATSYTINLVVVAIVSLGCTVQQSSFYGYTSMLPSRYTQAVMIGESIAGLWVSINRILTKSLLDDERSNTSMFFVLSNSTILMCFLLNQKVRKTDFVQFYITLCQERNRITLEPTEDVGLMDPLDQVGDPSKGQYGVLKIQTSPLGNESASGNTELNGTNQYSPFSFSNPVYEPGAPSGNPPGSAGPTYKVEDVVVMRGTYGTQTSKPWSEIKKGFLARLEVAKIICPYMASIGLAYFVTLCLYPGIMSEIISCELGSWMPVILMTAFNASDVLGKILALIPYDWKRTQLLSFASVRVILIPLFLLCALPRSTPIFSGEGYPLLLSCLLGVTNGIVGSVPMMQAPTKVPEGHRELAGNIMTLSYTTGLTVGSLFAYILDTRFELPVQSKDVCFNALNPSVMPLNNTTPSILTTIMSSALPTLENVTPKVKTTVTVLSTVLTSTLMSNNTTVSTLTTGVMETSTTISPKMFVNVTASVNNAILQH